The nucleotide sequence TCCCGTGCATTGGCAAGGTACCTATAGGCCTCTCCCTGCGTGTATTTTTTAGAACGCCTTATCATATTTTAGTTTAACACAAAAACACAGTCTTTGTCACAAGTTCCCCACCACAAAAAAACTTGAGGGAAACCTGGCTTGCTTCAGGTGTCCCTCAAAAGAATCATTGGTCTTTCTCTTTCTATGTCTCTTTGCTATTTACGCATCTGCAAGTATCATATCCTGTTGACGGCAAACTTCTGACTTATTAGCGTCACACTCCCAAAACACACGGTTTGAGCATTGACGGCATGCGGATTTATCCAGACTCGACACAATGTCGGCAATGGCGTCCTCCTGAGAGTCAAACACGTGGTCTTCACCTAACGTTTTAAGCGCACCACTCTTTTTAAACATCGTGTAAACCTCCGGCTTCATCTTACAGAAGACGATGTCCTTGCCGTTTCTCCTGTAGTCTTTAACGAGATTTACCATAGACTCAACGCCCATCAAATCCACATTATTTATACTGCTGCAAATGAGCAATATCTTAGTCTGTGAGGGAACAAATGAGCAAAGTGTATTTATGCTCTCCTCAACATGATTCATGGCAGCAAAGTACAGATCCCCTTCTATCCTTATAATCCCAAACTGTGAACACTGGGGGAGAAACGGGTCTGTTATAAAATGCCTGCCGCTGTTAGGCTCTGGCACTCTGGGAAGCACCTGAGGCCGGGCAGTTTTATTAAGGTACAATCCGATAGAAAGCAGTGCACCTACGTATATTGCAAACTCAAGATCCAAAAACAACGTGGCTAAAAAAGTAACTGCCATAACAGCGGCATCCTGCTTGGAGAGCTTCACTGTGTGCAAAATATGGTGGAAATCTATAAGGTTGTAGGCAACCACCAGTATGACGGCAGCCATTGCAGCTATTGGCAGAAATGCTGCCAGTGATTTAACAAAAACCAGGATAGCTAAAAGCCACATAGCAGCACATATTGCGCTAAAAGGTGTTTTTGCTCCTGCCGTGAAATTGACTCCGCTTCTGGTAAATGAACCTGACGAGGCATACGAGGAAAGGAATGCCCCAAACATGTTAGAGAGCCCCTGCCCCAAAAACTCCTGATTACCATCAATTTTTTGTCCGGATTTGAGCGCTACTGAGCGTGCTATTGAAACGGCCTCCATGATGCCAAGCATAGCAACGGCAAGAGCAGGTGAGACAAGCGATTGAATTGTATCATAAGAGAAATTTGGCAGTGAAAACGGCGGTATTGCTGATGGAAGTGCTCCTACCACCCGCACTCCCTGTGTGTGCCATCCAAGGGCATAACTTACGCCTCCGCCCACCACCATGCTGACAAGCATACCAGGCCATTTGGGCTTAAACACTTTCATCGTGATGACCACAGCCAGGGTTATTGCGGCTATTATCAGAGCGCGCAAGTTGTAGTTTGACAGATTTTCTATCAGAAGTTTTATGTTGTCTGTAAAATGTGCGGCATTTTTGTACTGTAAGCCAAAAACGTGTTTAAGCTGGCTTGATGCTATTAAAATAGCAGCCCCCGCGGTAAAACCTATAACCACCGAGTGGGATACAAAATCAACCAGTCCGCCTAATCTGACAACTCCCAGACCAAACTGAATAAGGCCGGCTAACAATGTCAGCATAAGCACAATGGACACATAGTGCTCACTGCCAGGCTCTGCCATTACAGACACTGTGCTGAATATTACTAATGATATTGCGGTAGTAGGGCCTGAAATTAGATGCCGTGAGCTACCAAAAAGAGCCGCAATCACAGCAGGCACTATCGCCGTATAAAGACCATACTGGGGAGGCATTCCAGCTATCATTGCAAACGCTACCCCCTGAGGCAGCACAACGACTGCTCCCGTTAAACCTGCAAACAAGTCCACTTTCCATGACTCTTTTAACTCTGCAATCCACTTTAGAAATGGAAACAACTTCACCAATAAGTAGTTATTAGTCTGATCATTTTTTCTTTTTATCATCTCACCACCATCACTGAGTTTTCTGCGTTTAATACAATATTAAAAGCCGTGCCGCCCATGAAAAATCGTTTCAGACCCGTAGTAGTATCGGCTCCGACAACGATTACCGAGTAGTTGCGGCCATGGCTTATTATCTCCTCTACCGGATTGCCTACAGCTACGATTTTCTGATCCACTTTAAGGCCAAGGCTTTCAGCCAGTCTGGCTCCCTCTTTAATAATATCATTGGCTTCGCTCTCTTTTGAGGAATTTTCTGCTACCGATATTATGGACACAGGGCAAGAGCAAAGATTGGCAAGCATCAGATCTTTTATCAAAGCGTTGTAGGTCTTTTCACTGCCGTCAAGACAAAACAGATGTCCGTGGCCTGCTTCAAGCTCCCTTGCTACCAACACGGCACAAGGAGCATGAACCACCACTTTTTGAACCTCCGAGGACAACAGAATTCTGTCAATCACACTCATTTTCTTTGAGGCACCCATAATCACCAGACTGTAACCGCCGCTTTCCACCTCTGATAATATTTTAGCCGCTACGTTGTGACCTGTTGTCATCTTAAGAGTTATCTTGCCTTTGTCCGGAGATTGGTACATTATCTGAAAATCCTCAAGGGGATTGCCCTCAAATTTTCGTTCCTGTTCCTCGTTCCACTTCTCATCCATCCAGCCATAGTAGGTCAGAGTGTCTTTGGCCTCAACCAGATAGTTGATTTCAGGAACCGCCACTCCCCAGGCTGCTCCGCTACCGGAAACTCCTGTTGTGCCAACAGTTGATGCATGGTTACCATTACTGCCTCTGACGTGCATTATGGTTAGTGCTGCACCTAGTCCGGTTCCAAGTTTGGCGCCATAGCGCATTCCTGCCAGCGCCTCTGTGGAGCCGTCTATACATATCAGTGCTCTGAAATCAATTTCGTTACTCATTTTCTTATACCCTCACCACCATCAGCGGACATGGTACCAATGAAAACACCTTATCCAGCGTTCTGTCTCCCAAAATTTTCTCTAATATGCCCTGCTTTTTTACGCCCATAATGACTAAATCCGTCTCCTCGTCCTCTACTGCCTCAATTATTTTTTCCGTTATGTCACCATACTCTATCCGGGTTCTTATAGATACTTTTTCAGAATTGGCAAAATCCCTTATTTCACGTTCGATTCTCTCCTTGCCTGAGTTTAATGTATCTTCAATATTTGATACTCCTACAAGGCTAAGGTCTCCCTCATACTCAGGTAAAACCTTAAGAGCTGTAACCCTGCAATTGTCCTCCTTGGCCATCTTAGCTCCGTGCTTAAGCACATCCATAGAGCCGTTTATCACAACCATTACTCTTCTGTAATCTCTCATTAATTTATAACCTCCCGTTTGTATTTTTCTTCTATCTGCTTCTCAGTAAGCAGTGCGTTATCTACACTTATATATTGCAATAAGTGTGCCAAATAGATAAGTAATTGATATTGTTAGATTATATGGCGCTGCTTGCATGCTTAACCGTTAAACAATTAAACGTTTAAAAAGTTAACGTTTAAAAATGAAACAGTAAAAAACTTGTAGTATTAATATACCGAGTTGCAGTCAGAGCATAACGAGGCGGCAAGGAGAAAGCGACGCAGGCGTACTTTGGGTACGTTGAGGAGCTTTTGACGCAGGCCAACAAAGTTAGGCGATAGAATGCAACTTGGTATTATTAAGTGGATGGATTGAAAGGGTTTTAAAAGGTAAGAAAGTAAAAACTAACTGACGGCTAAAGACCGTCGCGTCTGCTTCGTTTTTGAGGAGATTTCTTATAAGTCTTTTGTGAAAAAGCTGCTTTTTGTTTTCTGAAGCGCTGGAGTAAATCTGCCACCTCTCGTGTGGAAAGTCCTATTCTGTTAGGGCCTGCGACCTGCTTTTTCTCTAAGAGCATTGAAATAGCCTTACAGGCAATCTGAGTGGCATCCATGTCTTCAGTGAGGGATTGAAAGACTTCAACGGCATCCTCATGAATCTCCTCATCCATTAGTTTTTTTGCAAAGTCTATATAATACTGTTTTTTAGCCTGAGAAATTGTGGGAATCTCTTCACACATTATGGGAGCTCCGGAAAAATCCATTATCCTCTTTAATTCCTTAAACTCAAGCGGTGTGACAAGGGTAATTGCAATCCCTTTTTTGCCGGCACGCCCTGTGCGGCCTATTCGGTGCACATAACTGCCTGGCTCAAATGGTATATGATAGTTAAAAACATGCGAGACATCGGTTATATCCAGTCCCCTTGCAGCTACATCTGTAGCTATAAGTATATAGGTCTGACCTCTTCTGAAAGCTGCCAAAACCTCGTTTCTCTGGTTCTGTTCCATATCCCCATGAAGTGCTCTGGTTAGATACCCTCTTGAGACTAGCGTATTTGAAAGCATCTCGGTCTCTTTCTTAGTGCGGCAAAATATCAGGCTTTTAGAGGGAGCCTCTGTGTCAATGAGTCTTACAAGCGCCTCTTCACGTTCCTTTTCACCGATAACATAGTATCTGTGTATAACATCAGCGGCAGTGGCCAGATTCTTAGGTGTTACATCCACCGTGACAGGCTCTGTCAGAATGTTTCTGGCAAGCGCCTGAATTTGTCTGGGCATTGTGGCTGAAAAAAGCATCGTCTGGCGTTTCTTGGGCAGAAATTCAAAAATAGACTCAATGTCCTCAATAAACCCCATGTCAAGCATTTCATCGGCTTCATCTAAGACCACGATAGACGGCGCAAACTTCTTGAGACGGTTTGAACGCAGATGGTCTAAAAGTCTGCCCGGTGTGGCTGCAACAACCTGTGCGCCACGGTTTATGAGATCCACCTGCCTGCCTATAGACTGCCCGCCGTAAACCGCAGCGGTACGAATATTAAAGTATTGCCCTAACCGGTATAACTCATCGCTGACCTGTGAGGCTAGCTCACGGGTGGGGAGCATCACTAAAACTTCAACAGAACCGGTGTGCTTAACAGCATGCATAGCGGGAAGCCCAAAAGCCGCCGTCTTTCCCGTTCCGGTCTGTGCCCGCGCTATTATATCTTTCCCTGAGAGAATAATCGGGATAGCTTGTTCCTGAATCGGACTTGGGACCTTAAAGCCTGCCTCATACACTCCCTTGAGTATTTCAGGTCTTAAACCGAATTGCTCGAAATTACCTATTGCTGTCTCTTCCATATTCCAGTTATTATTATATAATAAGTAAATAAGAAAAAGCGAGGGGGCATGAAAAAAAAATATTTATATTTTATACACGGCGCTAATTGTGGCTCATGGGTGTGGGAGGAGTTCAGCGAATTCTTTAAAATCAAGGGGTTTAACTGCCTGACACCTGATTTGCGCTTTCATAAAGCTAATCAAACAGATAGGGATGTCAACGATATTGGGACAATTAGTTTGCTTGACTATGCCTCAGACATACGTAAAGATCTGTCAGCGCTTGATGAAGAACCAGTGCTTATTGGCCACTCTATGGGAGGGCTGCTTGCTCAGATAGTTGCTCAGAGCGTACCAGTGCGGGCAATTGTACTGCTTGAGCCGGGGCCCCCTGCAGGATTATATCCTAAAAAGTCAGCTTTTCTGCAGGGGATATTTGCTGTTTTGCACTACGGTTTTTTTTGGAAAGCGCCTGTAATGCCCACCTTTGAACAAATCTCCGTTACATCTTTGCATATGTTACCGCCTGAGAAACAACAGGAGGTCTTTAACAGGTTTGTTTATGAATCAGGGAGGGCTCTTTCTGAAATAGGATTTCCAGTGTTAGACCGTCATGCGGCAGCTTTTGTTGATTTTAAAAAAGTCATATCTCCGGTGCTTGTGATAGCAGGTAGTAAGGACAGAATCATTACGCCTGAGTTGGCGCGTTCAATTGCAAATAATTATAAAAACAACACATATAAGGAGTTCCCGGAGCATGCCCATTGGATTTTACAAGAGCAGGGATGGGAAAACGTAGCCGAATTTATTTTTGACTGGCTTGAAAAAATTGAGGAGTGATATCAGTTTCTATTGAATATTTTAGGCTTTGTCAGACAGGTTGGTGATATTACTAATCGTGTTGTGTTAAAAGAAAATCTTTATAAGGAGGTCATTAAAATGCCGTCAACATTAAAGGAGGCTATCGATTCTATTAAGTCGTTACAAGGGCGCAAGGAAACTGGCAGAAAAGCTTCAGAAGAACTTTTAGGGAAATACAAAGGTATTATCCCTACTGAAAAGACATCTTCTGAATTTATTAAAGAGCTTCGGTATTCGTCATTTGATAAGGTGAAAGACTGAATGGAGGAGTTTTCTAAGGTTTTACTTGATACGGTTACACATTAATTTCTGTCGTTGGATGCGTCATTGGGAGGTGCAGTGTTATGAGTGAAATCCTGGATGTTGCCCATGAAATGGCAAAAGACTTGTTTAGAGTTGGAGCAATGGATGAAATCACTATGCACGAGATGGATTCGCTTTGTTTACCGTCAAAGCGTTCTTTTCTGCCCGAAGATATCCGGCGCATTCGCACAGCTAACCATGTAAGCCAAGCTGTATTTGCAGTGTTGGTATTGGCAAGACTACAGTGCAGCAGTGGGAGCAGGGACAGAAGAAACCAGGCGGCACAGCGCAACGCCTTCTTGACCTTGTTGACCGCAAGGGGCTTGCCGCGCTCGGCTTATAGTTTATTCGAAAGTTGACAGTTTAAATGATTTTTCCCACTATTGTGTTGTCTTTTTTGTATAAGGCAGAAGACCTCCGGCAAGGATTAGTTCTGTCTCCCTTTGATTTAAGTTAGATGCGCAGGTAAATGTAAAACCGCTGGTTTCATCCTTTACAGTGTAGGACTGGCTGCCGGTTAAGGACGATTTTAGTCCTGAGATTTTAAGTCTGTCACCTTGCTTTATTTTTTCAAAATCAGCGGGATTTGTAAAAGTAAGCGGAATAATCCCAAAATTAATTAAATTAGACCTGTGAATTCTGGCAAAAGAGAGAGCTATGACTGCTTCAATCCCTAAATACATCGGGGCAAGCGCCGCATGTTCCCGTGAGGAGCCCTGTCCGTAGTTTTCACCGCCAACGATGATTCCGCCTCCGGTTTCCTTTGCCTTTACAGCTCTTTTAGAAAATCCCTCATCAATGTTGCTAAACACAAAATCGGAGATGGTTGGAATGTTTGACCTGAAGGGTAAAACCTTAGACCCAGCAGGCATTATGTCATCTGTTGTGACATTGTTACCAAGTTTTATGAGAACCTCTGCCGTAATTCCATCTTTTAACGGTTCCTTAACCGGAACTCCCTTAATGTTTGGCCCCTTAACAATATGCACATTATCGCCATTCTTAGGGGCAATCAACATATTTGTATTAACAATGTAATGAGAGGGCTCTTCAATTTCAGGAATATTCAGATCCTTAATATCCCTTGGATCAACTATTTTACCACTTAGAGCTGCAACTGCACACGTTACCGGGCTTGCCAGATACACCATAGCATCCTTTGTACCGGAGCGTCCCTCGAAATTTCGATTAAAGGTTCTAAGTGAAACGTGGCCGCTGCCCGGTGCCCCGCCCATTCCTATACAAGGGCCGCAAGAGGACTCAAGCATTCTTACTCCTGAGGCTATCATTTCCCTGAGGCAGCCATCCACGGCTATCATCTCATACACCTGCTTAGAGCCGGGATTAATCAAAAGATTAACGTTTTCAGCAACATTCTTACCCTTTAACACATAAGACACAGCCTTCATTGACTGGTAGGATGAATTAGTGCATCCTCCGATACAGACCTGATTTACTTTCGTACCGGCTAATTCTTTGACTGCAACAACTTTATCCGGACTGTGCGGCATCGCTATCATAGGCTCTAAAGACGACAAGTCAAGCTCTATTACGCTGTCGTAAGAGGCATCGGTATCGGCCTTTAATTCTATCCAGTCGGCGAGTCTGCCCTGGGCTTTGAAGAATTCCATCGTGTTTTCATCGCTTGGGAAAATCGAGGTGGTAGCACCTAACTCTGCTCCCATGTTGGTAATGGTGGCACGTTCGGTTAAGTTTAATTCTCTGATGCCCTCTCCTCCGTACTCAAAAATGCTGCCGACTCCGCCCTTTACGGTGAGTTTTTGCAGAAGCGCCAGTATAACATCCATAGCGGTAACGTATGGCCGATTGAGTTTTCCAGTAAGTTTGATAAGCACAACCTTTGGCATGGTTAATTCAAACGGGGAGCCTGCCATCACTGTGGCGGCATCAAGCCCGCCGACGCCGATAGCAATCATAGCAGCGCCGCCATTTGTCGGAGTGTGGCTATCGGTGCCAAGAGCAATCCCGCCGGGGCGAGAAAACCTCTCCAGATTTACCTGATGGCAAATCCCATTACCGGGCCGGGAAAAGTACGCTCCGAATTTTGCCGCAGCACTCTGTAAAAAGGCGTGATCATCCGGATTCATGTAGTTAGACTGTATCATGTTATGGTCAACATAAGAAACCGCAACCGGAACCTTAACCTTATCAACTCCGATTGCCTCAAACTGAAGCCACGCCATCGTTCCCGTAGCGTCCTGAGTATAGACCTCATCCACTTTTAATCCGACGGAGGTTCCGCAAGTCAGCTCCCCGTAAACCTTGTGTGATTGAAATATTTTTTGCACTAAATTTGCTGCCACAATTTGTGCCTCCTGTCTTCGTTATAAT is from Nitrospirota bacterium and encodes:
- a CDS encoding DEAD/DEAH box helicase gives rise to the protein MEETAIGNFEQFGLRPEILKGVYEAGFKVPSPIQEQAIPIILSGKDIIARAQTGTGKTAAFGLPAMHAVKHTGSVEVLVMLPTRELASQVSDELYRLGQYFNIRTAAVYGGQSIGRQVDLINRGAQVVAATPGRLLDHLRSNRLKKFAPSIVVLDEADEMLDMGFIEDIESIFEFLPKKRQTMLFSATMPRQIQALARNILTEPVTVDVTPKNLATAADVIHRYYVIGEKEREEALVRLIDTEAPSKSLIFCRTKKETEMLSNTLVSRGYLTRALHGDMEQNQRNEVLAAFRRGQTYILIATDVAARGLDITDVSHVFNYHIPFEPGSYVHRIGRTGRAGKKGIAITLVTPLEFKELKRIMDFSGAPIMCEEIPTISQAKKQYYIDFAKKLMDEEIHEDAVEVFQSLTEDMDATQIACKAISMLLEKKQVAGPNRIGLSTREVADLLQRFRKQKAAFSQKTYKKSPQKRSRRDGL
- a CDS encoding aconitate hydratase yields the protein MAANLVQKIFQSHKVYGELTCGTSVGLKVDEVYTQDATGTMAWLQFEAIGVDKVKVPVAVSYVDHNMIQSNYMNPDDHAFLQSAAAKFGAYFSRPGNGICHQVNLERFSRPGGIALGTDSHTPTNGGAAMIAIGVGGLDAATVMAGSPFELTMPKVVLIKLTGKLNRPYVTAMDVILALLQKLTVKGGVGSIFEYGGEGIRELNLTERATITNMGAELGATTSIFPSDENTMEFFKAQGRLADWIELKADTDASYDSVIELDLSSLEPMIAMPHSPDKVVAVKELAGTKVNQVCIGGCTNSSYQSMKAVSYVLKGKNVAENVNLLINPGSKQVYEMIAVDGCLREMIASGVRMLESSCGPCIGMGGAPGSGHVSLRTFNRNFEGRSGTKDAMVYLASPVTCAVAALSGKIVDPRDIKDLNIPEIEEPSHYIVNTNMLIAPKNGDNVHIVKGPNIKGVPVKEPLKDGITAEVLIKLGNNVTTDDIMPAGSKVLPFRSNIPTISDFVFSNIDEGFSKRAVKAKETGGGIIVGGENYGQGSSREHAALAPMYLGIEAVIALSFARIHRSNLINFGIIPLTFTNPADFEKIKQGDRLKISGLKSSLTGSQSYTVKDETSGFTFTCASNLNQRETELILAGGLLPYTKKTTQ
- a CDS encoding alpha/beta hydrolase; translation: MKKKYLYFIHGANCGSWVWEEFSEFFKIKGFNCLTPDLRFHKANQTDRDVNDIGTISLLDYASDIRKDLSALDEEPVLIGHSMGGLLAQIVAQSVPVRAIVLLEPGPPAGLYPKKSAFLQGIFAVLHYGFFWKAPVMPTFEQISVTSLHMLPPEKQQEVFNRFVYESGRALSEIGFPVLDRHAAAFVDFKKVISPVLVIAGSKDRIITPELARSIANNYKNNTYKEFPEHAHWILQEQGWENVAEFIFDWLEKIEE
- a CDS encoding SulP family inorganic anion transporter, with translation MIKRKNDQTNNYLLVKLFPFLKWIAELKESWKVDLFAGLTGAVVVLPQGVAFAMIAGMPPQYGLYTAIVPAVIAALFGSSRHLISGPTTAISLVIFSTVSVMAEPGSEHYVSIVLMLTLLAGLIQFGLGVVRLGGLVDFVSHSVVIGFTAGAAILIASSQLKHVFGLQYKNAAHFTDNIKLLIENLSNYNLRALIIAAITLAVVITMKVFKPKWPGMLVSMVVGGGVSYALGWHTQGVRVVGALPSAIPPFSLPNFSYDTIQSLVSPALAVAMLGIMEAVSIARSVALKSGQKIDGNQEFLGQGLSNMFGAFLSSYASSGSFTRSGVNFTAGAKTPFSAICAAMWLLAILVFVKSLAAFLPIAAMAAVILVVAYNLIDFHHILHTVKLSKQDAAVMAVTFLATLFLDLEFAIYVGALLSIGLYLNKTARPQVLPRVPEPNSGRHFITDPFLPQCSQFGIIRIEGDLYFAAMNHVEESINTLCSFVPSQTKILLICSSINNVDLMGVESMVNLVKDYRRNGKDIVFCKMKPEVYTMFKKSGALKTLGEDHVFDSQEDAIADIVSSLDKSACRQCSNRVFWECDANKSEVCRQQDMILADA
- a CDS encoding universal stress protein, with translation MRDYRRVMVVINGSMDVLKHGAKMAKEDNCRVTALKVLPEYEGDLSLVGVSNIEDTLNSGKERIEREIRDFANSEKVSIRTRIEYGDITEKIIEAVEDEETDLVIMGVKKQGILEKILGDRTLDKVFSLVPCPLMVVRV
- a CDS encoding universal stress protein, with translation MSNEIDFRALICIDGSTEALAGMRYGAKLGTGLGAALTIMHVRGSNGNHASTVGTTGVSGSGAAWGVAVPEINYLVEAKDTLTYYGWMDEKWNEEQERKFEGNPLEDFQIMYQSPDKGKITLKMTTGHNVAAKILSEVESGGYSLVIMGASKKMSVIDRILLSSEVQKVVVHAPCAVLVARELEAGHGHLFCLDGSEKTYNALIKDLMLANLCSCPVSIISVAENSSKESEANDIIKEGARLAESLGLKVDQKIVAVGNPVEEIISHGRNYSVIVVGADTTTGLKRFFMGGTAFNIVLNAENSVMVVR